The genomic segment tcactgatgaaccttacttagctctagttgatgttgatatgcattgctgtatattggctaataatttttatctgcatggtgatgttgcctataatgtattgctgcatacaatactgcaataatgtatagttctctcctgtatgttttgtatacatatactttgtacacatcactgtgccatttataccacaccaatgatgtactggcacttagctactggtggcctttagttacgatgccactatagtgttatatctgtcactactgtgacatattgagttgatttggggataatgcattcaccacctaatagcctcaccggggggctgtcacgttggtgtatgtacttggttatatgtgacgcggtcctagtaatataataataataatataatattattcccAAATTTTCCTGGAGTGATTCCTGGAATTGTAAAAGTCAAATGAATATTCTTCTGCTGTTGAAAATATAGCCacttacaaacataaaaactagctataccttaagatcgagatactctaatagggcagtcaaaaAACTAatttgtctgactgttctattagagtaagtgactgctcttagagtatctcgatctttttgcccGATTTTGTGCTAACAATGATTGTGGATGTTCCTTTACGAGGTGCGATACTACAcgaaaaatgtgtgaattcCAACTgaagatcaccctattattctggaattattcctgattctttttacACCGATTATTTcaaaaattattccggcatgcATAATGTACGCATGCCTAATTGTTTCCTTAATTTTTGTTGCATCAGTGGATCATTCTCAATTCAGCTGTAatatttttgagcttgtttccttataCCTTTTTATAGAATGTGCATTATTGATCCCTAattccttttaaatttttttaaaatagctagctagtttgcTTTTTGTCTAGCTTGCTAGCTATGTTTAATACATGATCACAACATTTCATAAGAATTTCAACACTACATCACAAGCATTgtaaaacatcctgaccacctggtagactcctgtaactTGTAAGCGCTCGAGCGTagatcggatggctgcaggttcgaggctacctaggtccagtcatggattttttttctcctttctccaacttttcaaacacaccttatgtagctaaattaagtctttgagcaggctgtaggaccaggtgtcctacagaccttcagcacttgtgctgtaaagcattaataataataaataaacactACACTTTATGGCTTTCTAATGGATGAATTTATTATTACATGTGCAAACCTCTGAAAAGAGTGTGATGCACAGAtcacaaacaaacaattacaattagCTTAACAAATTAATAATTGTTGCTAGACTAGCTAGTCTGAACATTCAGATTGCCTGTAAATATTGTGTCTGGTATTtgaatatttttagcaggtcaagcatgcatgcagtactacaaatgagccaaatttcaagatcgtgtgtaattgcatccatgagatattaatgtttttgaggattcagctgaACACGTATATGACTAGTGCATGGTGTGCGATATATCAAAaaatatcgatatcgcgataattTATCAATATCGATTTCTATACtactttagcagatttcgatattatcgaaatatcgaagaatgTTTCGATAATAGTTATcaaaatatcgaagaatatttccATAAATTAACAgttttagtgtgtgattgtgcaatcacgcttgaaatgaaggttggttctgtacaatctagccactttaaaagctTGTCTATACCAGTTTtataggcttattattagttctaTGCAATAGCTTTGGAGTGTAAAATGTATTTGAAGCAtctttataaatatcggccacccacacaattaaaaattatcgaaaatcgaaTTGAAATTCGATATTTACTCTATTATCATATCGAaatgaaaatcctgatatcgcacaccactataTGACTACATATTATAGCTGCAAGACTTTCCTCAGCCTGTCCCCTCCACACTATAGCACCACAACATAAATCAAACTTCACTAAAACAATTTAACAATATAAAGAGCACAAATGTATACTTGACAAGAGGTCTGCAACGTAGCCAAAATTCATAATTGCATACAGGATTGAATCGCATGCATACGAGTTGAATCCCTGAATCTGTAACTATTAAAGATTCAGTGGGCGCCACCAAACTAATGTATAGTATCCTGAAGAATCCACAGTTTTACCAGACTTTGACTAAGATTCAGTGGGTAAAAGCTGTAATTTTCAGTTCCATTTGAAAATTACACTGTTTGCGTGACGACGTCAACAAGTTCAAAACGTGACTACATCATACAAAACCCTTATTTTCAAACAGAACTAAAATCCCCAGTGCAAGATTCAGTTGCATTGTAGACCCCTTGATACTTAGCTAACCACCAATATAAATTTTTCATGCACACTTTGCCTCTCAGTGTGCACCATGACACATGGCCTTAAAAGCATGTctcgcccccccccccccaaatggTCTTTACTAGTTGGAAATAAGTTTTTAGTCACTGTATAATGTCTATAGATATATATAGGTCTACACTTTGACGAGTAATTACAGTGCAATGGACAGTCAGCATCATTATCATGAACTAGCTCTCAAGAAATTTGATAACTGGTCTCCAATCTGCTTTTGTGATGCTAGGGCCTATAGCAAGAAGCATGCTATTGGAAATGCTGGGGGGGAAATTTTCTGAAGTTGAATTTGAGAATTTCAACAGACCATACAACCGACTGTTGCTGTATGGTATATTATATAACCAACCTCAGAAACCCCACCCCTCATGTATACTCTTATTAGAATCATACAATACATTAAATGTGCAGTATAGTGAATGTGGCATGTCGATATTGTAGTGAGTTATGTTCACGAACTAGTATGGTAGCTGGGTGACCAACATGGTAACAAGTCTTCATCACTTCTACTAGACCAAGTAAACTACATAATGCCACACCCCCAGCCATACCCCTAGAGTACATATAGCCAGCGTTAGTAGCATAACCGAATATTTTCCTTGAAGGGATCACTGGCTGAATGTCATAATCTTGTGTAGCTTGTTTTTTTACCATCTTGAAGAGTTTCTTATCAAGGCTGGTTGTACCAATGACTAGTTTACCAGCCTGAACTAGACAAACACCTTTCTTATTGAGAGGCTCTGAGGGTCCAGTTTTGTCATCTAATAAAATGTCCTCCTTAGCTGGTAAACATAACATGGACCTACATGTTGGGTTACCGCGGTGATGCATGGTAAAGAAAATGGCTACCAATGAGTGACAGTGTTGTTGTGTGATAGTGGACAAGTCTAACTTATTTATAACCACCTCCCAGTCTTGTTCAACAGGTTTGCTGCAATCATTGACAATGCTTAATAATCCAGTCAGGGTTCTTAAACATTTCAATGAACGTAGGACATAATAGGAGCACATCTTTGTGGTATCAGTTAAAGCTGATGTGTTTACTTCTGACGGCATGTCAAATTTACCTTTCTTAGCTGAACAAGCTTGCTCTACATGTGAACGTTTCACCCCAATGACCACAGATGGTTGCTGGTTAACCAATTCACTCCATGCAGGCATGAATGGTGATGGAGAGTTTAGTTTACCAAAATTTGGTCGTTTATCTGGAGGATATTTAGAGTATTTAGTTAGCAATAATTGCTCATTGGCTAATTCTAATTGATGACCAACTTGTGTGTCAGGATAATCAGTAGGAAAGTGAGGACACATCTGTTCCAAGTAACATTGTTTCATTTCCTCTAGTCCAATAACTCTAGCTCCATTATACACAAGGTTGATCCAGAGGGGTTTACCCCAACCTGCTGGTACCATAACATCCCAACCCACGCCTTCCCCATTCACAGTTTGATGAAGTAACAAGACTGGAACTAGTGAACACTGTGTAGTCAGTTTGGACATGTCGCCTCCCAGTTGTGTTGAGTGGTGTTTGTTTAGTTCACTGTCACTAATCATCGTATCCTTCACCTTCTGTCTTATCTCCTTGCTCCATATGAGGCTAGATGACACGCTAGCACCACCAGGGTCTTTAGTAAACATAGGAGATTCTTCTGTCCCTGCTGCAGGAGAAGCTGTGTTTAATTTTCTGACTGGAGTAGATAACCGAAAATCTTTGACAGTCAATCCTATAACAATTC from the Dysidea avara chromosome 13, odDysAvar1.4, whole genome shotgun sequence genome contains:
- the LOC136243223 gene encoding ribonucleases P/MRP protein subunit POP1-like; this encodes MEASQDEPQGGPPEEDDNIPSEREGKGGDNGKEQPKIAFTSRKKRREKRLKSQPKDVTAQDTSAGPRGVCVADFLEARATELHNMTVAVSQHGGTRRAFQTLPRHMRRRAMSHNIKRLPYRLREQAKKEVLECEVKKTPSRKSRRKPAKLVNEFGQRSDKCQWLETHIWHAKRFKMVEHHGFKIAERCCDKGRHATYRYLSTGCLLYDMSYYTCIELVGQQVDIITILTPMISTETGLTIGARDFMDGSRSGNVILFHSYVFPDKFIGPVQFVWSSRHGSDERQLWLIVHPSLCSIVMEQVATCINQLVKPVKVNNLQNDLIHFRLLGPRSNAVLASVLNPVWSEQGEPLARDLFEKKKLFDQFSQTEAARVPHRIVIGLTVKDFRLSTPVRKLNTASPAAGTEESPMFTKDPGGASVSSSLIWSKEIRQKVKDTMISDSELNKHHSTQLGGDMSKLTTQCSLVPVLLLHQTVNGEGVGWDVMVPAGWGKPLWINLVYNGARVIGLEEMKQCYLEQMCPHFPTDYPDTQVGHQLELANEQLLLTKYSKYPPDKRPNFGKLNSPSPFMPAWSELVNQQPSVVIGVKRSHVEQACSAKKGKFDMPSEVNTSALTDTTKMCSYYVLRSLKCLRTLTGLLSIVNDCSKPVEQDWEVVINKLDLSTITQQHCHSLVAIFFTMHHRGNPTCRSMLCLPAKEDILLDDKTGPSEPLNKKGVCLVQAGKLVIGTTSLDKKLFKMVKKQATQDYDIQPVIPSRKIFGYATNAGYMYSRGMAGGVALCSLLGLVEVMKTCYHVGHPATILVREHNSLQYRHATFTILHI